One window of the Pseudomonas sihuiensis genome contains the following:
- the fur gene encoding ferric iron uptake transcriptional regulator codes for MVENNELRKAGLKVTLPRVKILQMLDNAEHRHMSAEDVYKALMEAGEDVGLATVYRVLTQFEAAGLVVRHNFDGGHAVFELADSGHHDHMVCVDSGEVIEFFDAEIEKRQKEIVKEHGFELVDHNLVLYVRKKS; via the coding sequence ATGGTTGAAAATAACGAACTGCGCAAAGCTGGACTGAAGGTGACTCTGCCAAGAGTCAAAATCCTGCAAATGCTCGACAACGCCGAGCACCGCCACATGAGTGCGGAGGATGTCTACAAGGCTCTGATGGAGGCGGGCGAGGACGTTGGCCTGGCCACCGTATACCGCGTGCTGACTCAGTTCGAAGCGGCCGGCCTGGTGGTGCGTCACAACTTCGATGGCGGCCATGCCGTGTTCGAGTTGGCTGACAGCGGCCATCACGACCATATGGTCTGCGTCGACTCGGGTGAGGTGATCGAGTTCTTCGACGCCGAGATCGAGAAGCGCCAGAAGGAGATCGTCAAGGAGCACGGTTTCGAGCTGGTCGACCACAATCTGGTGCTGTACGTACGCAAGAAGAGCTGA
- a CDS encoding outer membrane protein assembly factor BamE — MQKTKLLLTSLSLTGLFALAGCSFPGVYKIDIQQGNVVTQDMIDQLRPGMTRRQVRFIMGNPLITDTFHADRWDYLYSIQPGGGQRLQERVSLVFDGSDQLVGLAGDFMPGVSRDQAIMGEGSDTDSAQPQAKPQDETPPAPGSLLEQIQREVDQVETVPVPTPEPLETDPQ; from the coding sequence ATGCAAAAAACCAAGCTCTTGCTGACCAGCCTGTCGCTGACCGGGCTCTTCGCACTCGCCGGTTGTTCATTCCCCGGGGTTTACAAGATCGACATTCAACAGGGCAATGTCGTGACACAGGACATGATAGACCAGCTACGCCCGGGAATGACCCGACGCCAAGTGCGGTTTATCATGGGCAACCCGTTGATCACCGACACCTTCCATGCCGATCGCTGGGATTATCTGTACAGCATCCAGCCTGGCGGCGGTCAGCGCCTGCAGGAACGCGTCAGCCTGGTATTCGACGGCAGCGACCAACTGGTTGGCCTGGCCGGCGACTTCATGCCCGGCGTCAGCCGTGACCAGGCAATCATGGGCGAAGGTAGCGACACCGACAGTGCGCAGCCGCAAGCCAAACCACAGGACGAAACCCCGCCGGCGCCTGGCTCGCTGCTGGAGCAGATTCAGCGTGAGGTGGATCAGGTCGAAACCGTTCCGGTTCCGACTCCCGAGCCGCTGGAAACCGATCCGCAGTAA
- a CDS encoding RnfH family protein, translating to MDKPSIAIEVVYALAERQKLLRLSVPAGTTVREAALRSGMQQFFPELDLSQAPLGIFGKAVGKPEERVLEEGERVEIYRPLIADPKEVRKQRAAKAKAREEGEESS from the coding sequence ATGGATAAGCCCAGTATCGCCATCGAAGTGGTCTATGCCCTTGCCGAACGGCAGAAACTCCTGCGTCTGTCCGTACCGGCCGGCACCACGGTGCGCGAGGCCGCGCTGCGTTCTGGTATGCAGCAGTTCTTTCCGGAGCTGGATCTGAGCCAGGCGCCGCTGGGCATTTTTGGCAAAGCGGTAGGCAAGCCGGAAGAGCGAGTGCTGGAGGAGGGTGAGCGTGTCGAGATCTATCGGCCGCTGATCGCCGATCCGAAGGAAGTGCGCAAGCAGCGTGCGGCCAAAGCCAAGGCCAGGGAAGAAGGCGAGGAGTCGAGCTAA
- a CDS encoding type II toxin-antitoxin system RatA family toxin translates to MATRIQRSALLPYPAQALFDLVNDVAGYPQFLPWCRASEVLEVSETHMLASLEVAKGSIGQRFVTRNVLQPGQRIEMNLQEGPFTSLHGVWEFKALGDKACKISLDLTFDYAGPLVRATLGPLFNQAANTMVDAFCQRAKQLYG, encoded by the coding sequence ATGGCTACTCGAATCCAGCGTTCGGCGTTGCTGCCTTACCCGGCGCAGGCACTGTTTGATCTCGTCAACGATGTTGCCGGTTATCCGCAGTTTCTGCCCTGGTGCCGCGCCAGTGAGGTGTTGGAGGTCAGCGAGACGCACATGCTGGCCAGTCTCGAAGTGGCCAAGGGCAGCATTGGTCAGCGCTTCGTCACGCGTAATGTGTTGCAGCCTGGGCAGCGTATCGAAATGAACCTGCAGGAAGGGCCTTTCACCAGCCTGCATGGCGTCTGGGAATTCAAGGCGCTGGGTGACAAGGCCTGCAAGATCAGCCTGGACCTGACCTTCGACTATGCTGGGCCACTGGTGCGTGCCACGCTGGGTCCGCTGTTCAATCAGGCGGCCAATACCATGGTCGACGCCTTCTGCCAGCGAGCCAAGCAGCTATATGGATAA
- a CDS encoding sodium-dependent transporter, with translation MASDKVSIHGAWASRWVFILAATGSAVGLGNIWKFPYMTGVYGGGAFVVMYLFCIALVGVPIMLAETLIGRRGRQSPVNAMKSLAIEAGASKHWSLAALMGMVAALLILSFYSVVAGWSLDYIIGMGRGDFTGISADGAGAAFGGLTSDPWRLTLWHSLFMLITAFVIAKGVVAGLERSLRIMMPLLFVLLLVLLGYSFTTGHFREGFDFLFHFDPSKVQDGILAAMGHAFFTLSVGVGSIMVYGAYMPKKASIGVTVLTVGLLDTLVALTAGLALFPIVFAAGLEPGGGPGLMFVTLPIAFGNIAFGQVMGLIFFVLVAVAAWSSSISMLEPAVAYFVEKTGRSRAQVTAALALLCWLVGMGTVLSFNLWAEAKFFVFAEDGFHLLQWGAEGGKTFFDSIDYFTSRILLPLGGLSFALFAGWVLSRDAVREELSIRSPLLFNLALWLIRIVAPIGVLIVFIAELSK, from the coding sequence ATGGCGAGCGACAAAGTTTCGATTCATGGTGCCTGGGCCAGTCGCTGGGTGTTCATTCTGGCGGCGACCGGCTCGGCTGTCGGGCTCGGCAATATCTGGAAATTTCCCTACATGACCGGGGTCTACGGCGGCGGTGCGTTCGTCGTCATGTACCTGTTCTGCATCGCCCTGGTGGGTGTGCCGATCATGCTGGCGGAAACCCTGATCGGCCGCCGCGGTCGGCAGAGTCCGGTCAATGCGATGAAGAGCCTGGCGATCGAAGCCGGAGCCTCGAAGCACTGGTCGCTGGCTGCGCTGATGGGGATGGTCGCTGCGCTACTGATCCTGTCCTTCTACAGCGTGGTAGCCGGTTGGTCGCTGGATTACATCATCGGCATGGGGCGTGGCGACTTCACCGGCATCAGCGCCGATGGGGCAGGTGCGGCGTTCGGCGGTCTGACCTCCGATCCGTGGCGACTGACCCTGTGGCACAGCCTGTTCATGCTGATCACTGCGTTCGTCATCGCCAAGGGGGTGGTAGCAGGGTTGGAGCGCAGCCTGCGCATCATGATGCCGCTGCTGTTCGTGTTGTTGCTGGTGCTGCTGGGCTACAGTTTCACCACCGGGCATTTCCGCGAAGGTTTCGACTTCCTCTTCCATTTCGATCCGAGCAAGGTGCAGGACGGCATTCTGGCGGCCATGGGCCATGCCTTCTTTACCCTGAGCGTGGGTGTCGGCTCGATCATGGTCTACGGCGCCTACATGCCGAAGAAGGCCTCGATAGGCGTCACGGTGCTGACCGTCGGTCTGCTCGATACCCTGGTGGCGCTGACGGCGGGGCTGGCATTGTTCCCCATCGTCTTCGCCGCGGGCCTGGAGCCGGGCGGTGGCCCGGGGCTGATGTTCGTCACCCTGCCGATTGCCTTCGGCAATATCGCTTTCGGTCAGGTGATGGGGCTGATCTTCTTCGTGCTAGTGGCTGTTGCCGCATGGAGTTCGTCGATCTCCATGTTGGAGCCGGCCGTGGCCTACTTCGTCGAAAAAACCGGGCGCAGTCGTGCGCAGGTAACCGCCGCGCTGGCGCTGTTGTGCTGGCTGGTGGGGATGGGCACGGTGCTGTCGTTCAACCTGTGGGCCGAGGCCAAGTTCTTCGTCTTCGCCGAGGACGGTTTCCATCTGTTGCAGTGGGGCGCCGAGGGCGGCAAGACGTTCTTCGACAGCATCGATTACTTCACCAGCCGTATCCTGCTGCCGCTGGGCGGTCTGTCTTTCGCCCTGTTCGCCGGTTGGGTGCTGAGCCGTGACGCTGTGCGTGAGGAGTTGTCCATCAGAAGCCCGCTGCTGTTCAATCTGGCCCTCTGGCTGATTCGCATCGTTGCGCCAATCGGCGTGCTGATCGTTTTCATTGCGGAGCTGAGCAAGTAA
- the smpB gene encoding SsrA-binding protein SmpB, giving the protein MAKQKKHPQGTIALNKKALHDYFIEHKFEAGLVLSGWEVKSLRAGKAQLVDSYVLLKDDEAWLMGCHITPLKTASTHVIADPTRTRKLLLNKRELEKLFGSVQQKGYTAVALSLYWKQHLVKCEIALAKGKKDFDKRHTEKERDADREVQRAMRSKGKDD; this is encoded by the coding sequence ATGGCTAAGCAAAAGAAACATCCCCAAGGCACCATCGCGCTGAACAAGAAGGCGCTGCATGACTATTTCATCGAACACAAGTTCGAGGCCGGCCTGGTGCTGTCCGGTTGGGAAGTGAAGAGTCTGCGTGCCGGCAAGGCACAGCTGGTCGACAGCTACGTGCTGCTCAAGGACGATGAGGCCTGGTTGATGGGCTGCCACATCACGCCACTGAAAACCGCCAGCACCCATGTCATCGCCGACCCGACCCGCACGCGCAAGCTGCTGCTGAACAAGCGCGAGCTGGAAAAGCTGTTCGGCTCCGTGCAGCAAAAGGGCTACACCGCCGTGGCGCTGTCGCTTTACTGGAAGCAGCATCTGGTCAAATGCGAAATTGCCCTGGCCAAGGGCAAGAAGGACTTCGACAAGCGCCACACCGAGAAAGAGCGTGACGCCGACCGTGAGGTTCAACGTGCGATGCGCAGCAAGGGCAAGGACGACTAA
- a CDS encoding FCD domain-containing protein — MEVGQVRQRRLSDDIVAQLETMILEGTLRVGERLPAERALAEQFGVSRPSLREAIQKLVAKGLLVSRQGGGNYVAESLGSTFSDPLLQLLEHKEDAQRDLLEFRHTLEGSCAYYAARRATDIDRQRLTEAFEALQDCYARVGKVTRAEEGAADARFHLAIAEASHNAVLLHTIRGLFDLLKRNVVTNIGGMYAQREETRDMLIGQHRALYQAIIEGRAEDARELSNQHIDYVQEVLSEVQLEAQRVARAQRRLGL, encoded by the coding sequence ATGGAAGTAGGTCAGGTGCGGCAGCGTCGTCTCTCTGATGACATCGTCGCGCAACTGGAAACCATGATTCTCGAGGGCACCTTGCGTGTCGGTGAGAGGCTGCCTGCAGAACGTGCGCTGGCCGAGCAGTTTGGTGTGTCTCGTCCGTCCCTGCGTGAGGCGATCCAGAAACTGGTGGCCAAGGGGCTGCTGGTCAGTCGCCAGGGCGGCGGTAACTATGTCGCCGAATCACTCGGCTCGACCTTCAGCGACCCGCTGTTGCAACTGCTGGAGCACAAGGAAGACGCCCAGCGCGATCTGCTGGAATTTCGTCACACGCTGGAAGGCTCCTGCGCCTACTACGCGGCCAGGCGCGCCACCGATATCGATCGGCAGCGCCTCACCGAAGCGTTCGAAGCCTTGCAGGATTGCTACGCGCGAGTCGGTAAGGTGACTCGCGCCGAGGAGGGGGCGGCCGATGCGCGTTTTCACCTGGCGATTGCCGAGGCCAGCCACAACGCCGTTCTGCTGCACACCATTCGGGGTTTGTTCGACCTGCTCAAGCGCAACGTGGTGACCAACATCGGTGGCATGTATGCCCAGCGCGAAGAGACCCGCGACATGCTGATCGGGCAGCACCGCGCGCTGTACCAGGCAATCATCGAAGGTCGCGCGGAAGACGCCCGCGAGCTCTCCAATCAGCATATCGATTATGTGCAGGAGGTGCTGTCGGAAGTGCAGTTGGAAGCCCAGCGCGTGGCGCGTGCGCAGCGCCGACTGGGGTTGTAG
- a CDS encoding L-lactate permease, which produces MSNGILALLAFSPILLAAVLLIGLRWPAKHAMPLVYLVTAAVGLFAWDMTFNRVLASTLQGLLITLGLLWIIFGAILLLNTLKHSGGITAIRAGFTTISPDRRIQAIIIAWLFGCFIEGASGFGTPAAIAAPLLVAIGFPAMAAVLMGMLVQSTPVSFGAVGTPIIVGLNTGLDTATIGAQLVEQGSSWAQFLQLITSEVAIIHATVGVVMPVIMAMMLTRFFGQEKSWKAGLEVMPFAIFAGLAFVVPYVFTGVFLGPEFPSLLGGLIGLAIVTSAARFGFLVPKKTWDFAPADKWPSEWLGSVEMKLDELTAKPMSALRAWLPYVLVGALLVISRVFPEVGNALKAVVVNFPDLLGEVGVSANFQPLYLPGGILVAVVLATFFLHGMKVRDLGKAVKESSSVLLSAGFVLLFTVPMVRILINSGVNGAELASMPILMARWVADSVGGIYPLLAPSIGALGAFIAGSNTVSNMMFSQFQFGVASSLGISSALIVAVQAVGAAAGNMVAIHNVVAASATVGLLGREGSTLRKTIWPTLYYLLFTGIIAMVAIYVLGVSDPLMPH; this is translated from the coding sequence ATGTCCAACGGAATTCTCGCCCTGCTGGCGTTCTCGCCGATTCTGCTCGCTGCCGTGCTGCTGATCGGTCTGCGCTGGCCGGCCAAACACGCCATGCCTCTGGTTTACCTGGTGACTGCTGCTGTAGGCCTGTTCGCCTGGGACATGACCTTCAACCGCGTCCTGGCTTCTACCCTGCAAGGCTTGCTGATCACCCTCGGCCTGCTGTGGATCATTTTCGGCGCCATCCTGCTGCTGAACACCCTCAAGCACTCCGGTGGCATTACCGCCATTCGTGCCGGCTTCACCACCATCAGCCCTGATCGCCGCATCCAGGCGATCATCATCGCCTGGTTGTTCGGCTGCTTCATCGAGGGTGCCTCGGGCTTCGGTACACCAGCCGCCATCGCGGCTCCGCTGCTTGTCGCCATCGGTTTTCCGGCCATGGCCGCGGTGTTGATGGGCATGCTGGTACAAAGCACACCGGTATCCTTCGGCGCCGTCGGCACGCCGATCATCGTCGGCCTCAATACCGGCCTGGATACCGCCACCATCGGTGCACAGCTGGTCGAACAGGGCTCTTCCTGGGCGCAGTTCCTGCAACTGATCACCAGTGAAGTGGCAATCATCCATGCCACCGTTGGCGTGGTCATGCCGGTCATCATGGCAATGATGCTGACCCGTTTCTTCGGCCAGGAGAAAAGCTGGAAAGCTGGCCTGGAGGTCATGCCGTTCGCGATTTTCGCCGGTCTGGCCTTCGTAGTGCCGTACGTCTTCACCGGCGTCTTCCTCGGTCCGGAATTCCCGTCGCTGCTGGGCGGCCTGATCGGCCTGGCCATCGTCACCAGCGCTGCCCGCTTCGGCTTCCTGGTACCGAAGAAAACCTGGGACTTCGCCCCGGCGGACAAATGGCCGAGCGAGTGGCTGGGCAGCGTCGAGATGAAACTGGACGAGCTGACTGCCAAACCGATGAGCGCACTGCGCGCCTGGCTGCCCTATGTGCTGGTCGGTGCCCTGCTGGTGATAAGCCGCGTGTTCCCGGAAGTCGGCAACGCGCTGAAGGCAGTGGTGGTGAACTTCCCCGACCTGCTCGGCGAAGTCGGCGTCAGCGCCAACTTCCAGCCGCTGTACCTGCCGGGTGGCATTCTGGTCGCCGTGGTCCTGGCCACCTTCTTCCTGCATGGCATGAAGGTACGTGACCTGGGCAAGGCGGTGAAAGAATCGTCCAGCGTATTGCTCAGCGCCGGCTTCGTGTTGCTGTTCACCGTGCCGATGGTGCGCATCCTAATCAACTCCGGCGTCAACGGCGCCGAGCTGGCCAGCATGCCGATCCTCATGGCCCGCTGGGTGGCCGACAGCGTTGGCGGCATCTATCCGCTGCTGGCCCCGAGCATCGGTGCCCTGGGTGCCTTCATCGCCGGCTCCAACACCGTCAGCAACATGATGTTCAGCCAGTTCCAGTTCGGCGTGGCCAGCAGCCTGGGTATCTCCAGCGCGCTGATCGTCGCGGTCCAGGCCGTTGGTGCCGCCGCCGGCAACATGGTGGCGATCCATAACGTCGTCGCAGCTTCGGCTACCGTTGGCCTGCTCGGCCGCGAAGGCAGTACCCTGCGCAAGACCATCTGGCCGACGCTGTACTACCTGCTGTTCACCGGCATCATCGCAATGGTCGCGATCTATGTGCTGGGTGTCAGCGATCCGCTGATGCCCCACTGA
- the lldD gene encoding FMN-dependent L-lactate dehydrogenase LldD, giving the protein MIISASTDYRAAAQRRLPPFLFHYADGGAYAEHTLRRNVADLSDIELRQRVLKNMSELDLSTELFGEKMSMPVGLAPVGLTGMFARRGEVQAAKAAAAKGIPFTLSTVSVCPIEEVAPAIDRPMWFQLYVLKDRGFMKNALERAKAAGCSTLVFTVDMPVPGARYRDAHSGMSGPNAALRRMLQAMTHPQWAWDVGLMGKPHDLGNISAYRGNPTGLADYIGWLGANFDPSISWKDLEWIRDFWDGPMVIKGILDPEDARDAVNFGADGIIVSNHGGRQLDGVLSSARALPAIADAVKGELKILADSGIRTGLDVVRMLALGADTVLLGRAFLYALAAAGGAGVSNLLDLIEKEMRVAMVLTGAKSIAEITPDLLVKER; this is encoded by the coding sequence ATGATCATTTCTGCCTCGACCGACTATCGCGCCGCCGCTCAACGCAGGCTGCCGCCCTTCCTGTTCCATTACGCCGATGGCGGCGCCTACGCCGAGCACACGCTGCGCCGCAACGTCGCCGACCTGTCGGACATCGAACTGCGCCAGCGCGTGCTGAAGAATATGTCCGAACTGGACCTGTCCACCGAGCTGTTCGGCGAAAAGATGTCGATGCCGGTAGGCCTGGCGCCGGTTGGCCTGACCGGTATGTTCGCCCGCCGTGGCGAGGTGCAGGCGGCCAAGGCAGCAGCGGCCAAGGGCATTCCCTTTACCCTGTCCACCGTGTCGGTGTGCCCGATAGAGGAAGTGGCTCCGGCCATCGACCGGCCGATGTGGTTCCAGCTCTACGTGCTGAAAGACCGCGGTTTCATGAAGAACGCACTGGAGCGCGCCAAGGCCGCCGGCTGCTCGACCCTGGTGTTCACCGTCGACATGCCGGTGCCCGGCGCCCGCTACCGCGATGCCCACTCCGGCATGAGCGGCCCGAACGCAGCGCTGCGCCGCATGCTGCAGGCCATGACTCACCCACAGTGGGCCTGGGATGTCGGCCTGATGGGCAAGCCGCATGACCTGGGCAACATTTCCGCCTACCGCGGCAACCCGACCGGCCTGGCGGACTACATCGGCTGGCTGGGCGCCAACTTCGACCCGTCGATCTCCTGGAAGGATCTGGAGTGGATCCGCGACTTCTGGGACGGCCCGATGGTGATCAAGGGCATCCTCGACCCGGAAGACGCCCGTGATGCGGTGAACTTCGGCGCCGACGGCATCATCGTTTCCAACCACGGCGGCCGTCAGCTCGACGGCGTGCTGTCCAGCGCCCGCGCCCTGCCGGCCATCGCCGACGCGGTCAAGGGCGAGCTGAAGATCCTCGCCGACTCCGGCATCCGCACCGGCCTCGACGTGGTGCGCATGCTCGCCCTTGGCGCCGATACCGTGCTGCTCGGCCGCGCCTTCCTCTATGCCCTGGCCGCAGCCGGTGGTGCTGGCGTGAGCAATCTGCTCGACCTGATCGAGAAGGAAATGCGCGTGGCCATGGTGCTGACAGGCGCCAAGTCCATCGCCGAAATCACTCCGGATCTGCTGGTAAAGGAGCGTTGA
- the dld gene encoding D-lactate dehydrogenase yields MTAAASITRDALLTQMRQIVGSSHVLTDEQATRRFRKGHRTGEGNVLAVVRPGSLLEQWRILQAAVAADRIVIMQAANTGLTGGSTPDGADYDREIVLISTLRITGVQLINDGEQVVCLPGATLDRLEQALAPLNREPHSVIGSSCIGASVLGGICNNSGGALVRRGPAYTELALYAQVKDDGSLELVNHLGIELGNDPEEILTRLQSGDYTPQQVRNEETAKASDARYGEHVRDVDADTPARFNADPSRLFEASGSAGKLCLFAVRLDTFPKEPSTVFYIGSNDPHDLTEVRRHLLAELPRLPIAGEYIHRTAFDIGEKYGKDTFLVIDKFGTSKVPAAFAMKSRVDGFFERFGLRGVTDKVIQALMNLLPSHLPVRMREYRDRFEHHLLVRVSNDTLEQTRSFLSEYFTGSASGAYFECDADEGRKAFLHRFAVAGAAIRYRESHRSSVEDILALDIALRRNDRDWVETLPQEMEEQIIHKLYYGHFFCHVFHQDYIVKKGNDPLAMEHAMWKLLDERRAEYPAEHNVGHLYVAKPALAGFYRELDPTNTFNPGIGHTSKKKHWGGCC; encoded by the coding sequence ATGACTGCTGCCGCCTCCATCACCCGTGACGCCCTGCTGACGCAGATGCGCCAGATCGTCGGCAGCAGCCATGTGCTGACCGACGAACAAGCCACACGGCGTTTCCGCAAGGGCCACCGTACGGGTGAAGGCAACGTGCTGGCGGTGGTGCGCCCAGGCTCCTTGCTGGAGCAGTGGCGCATTCTGCAGGCGGCGGTGGCGGCCGATCGCATCGTCATCATGCAGGCGGCCAATACCGGCCTGACCGGCGGCTCCACCCCCGACGGTGCCGATTACGACCGCGAGATCGTGTTGATCAGCACCCTGCGCATCACCGGCGTACAACTGATCAACGATGGCGAGCAGGTGGTGTGCCTGCCCGGCGCCACCCTGGATCGCCTGGAACAGGCATTGGCTCCGCTGAATCGCGAACCGCACTCGGTGATCGGCTCGTCCTGCATCGGCGCCTCGGTACTCGGCGGCATCTGCAACAACTCCGGCGGCGCCCTGGTGCGCCGTGGCCCGGCCTATACCGAGCTAGCGCTGTATGCACAGGTTAAAGATGACGGTTCGCTGGAACTGGTCAACCACCTGGGGATCGAGCTGGGCAACGATCCGGAGGAAATCCTCACCCGCCTGCAGAGCGGCGACTACACACCGCAGCAGGTGCGCAACGAAGAGACGGCAAAGGCCTCCGACGCGCGCTACGGCGAGCACGTGCGCGACGTCGATGCTGACACCCCGGCGCGCTTCAACGCCGACCCGTCGCGCCTGTTCGAAGCCTCCGGTTCGGCCGGCAAACTGTGCCTGTTCGCGGTGCGCCTGGACACCTTCCCGAAAGAGCCGAGCACGGTGTTCTATATCGGCAGCAACGACCCGCACGATCTGACCGAAGTGCGCCGCCACCTGCTGGCCGAACTGCCGCGCCTGCCGATTGCCGGGGAATACATCCACCGCACCGCCTTCGACATCGGCGAGAAATACGGCAAGGACACCTTTCTGGTGATCGACAAGTTCGGTACGTCCAAGGTGCCGGCTGCCTTCGCCATGAAGAGCCGGGTGGACGGTTTCTTCGAGCGCTTCGGCCTGCGTGGCGTGACCGACAAGGTGATCCAGGCCCTGATGAACCTGCTGCCCAGCCACCTGCCGGTGCGCATGCGCGAGTACCGTGACCGTTTTGAGCATCACCTGCTGGTGCGTGTATCCAACGACACGCTGGAACAGACGCGCAGCTTCCTGAGCGAGTATTTCACCGGCAGTGCCAGCGGCGCCTATTTCGAATGCGATGCCGATGAGGGACGCAAGGCCTTCCTGCATCGCTTCGCCGTGGCCGGTGCCGCGATCCGCTACCGCGAGTCGCACCGCAGCAGTGTCGAGGACATCCTCGCCCTGGACATCGCCCTGCGCCGCAACGACCGCGACTGGGTCGAGACGCTGCCGCAGGAGATGGAAGAGCAGATCATCCACAAGCTCTACTACGGGCATTTCTTCTGCCACGTGTTCCATCAGGACTATATCGTCAAGAAGGGTAATGACCCGCTCGCCATGGAACATGCCATGTGGAAGCTGCTGGACGAACGCCGCGCCGAGTACCCGGCCGAGCACAACGTTGGCCATCTCTATGTGGCCAAGCCGGCACTGGCGGGGTTCTACCGCGAACTCGACCCGACCAATACCTTCAACCCCGGCATCGGCCATACCTCGAAGAAGAAGCATTGGGGTGGTTGTTGCTAG